One Nocardioides luti DNA window includes the following coding sequences:
- a CDS encoding nitroreductase family deazaflavin-dependent oxidoreductase has translation MALQGTYVPSKTQWVRDNVAEYEATDGEQGYELNGYPVVVITSVGAKSGNLRKNPVMRVERDGAYVAIASKGGADEHPEWFHNFVANPEVDLQDKAEKHTYRARRVEGEERAEWWEYAVATWPTYGEYQKKTEREIPVFVLERV, from the coding sequence ATGGCACTCCAAGGAACCTACGTCCCCAGCAAGACCCAGTGGGTCCGCGACAACGTGGCCGAGTACGAAGCGACCGACGGCGAGCAGGGCTACGAGCTCAACGGCTACCCGGTCGTCGTCATCACCTCGGTGGGCGCGAAGTCGGGCAACCTGCGCAAGAACCCCGTGATGCGCGTCGAGCGCGACGGCGCCTACGTCGCGATCGCCTCCAAGGGCGGCGCCGACGAGCACCCCGAGTGGTTCCACAACTTCGTGGCGAACCCCGAGGTCGACCTCCAGGACAAGGCCGAGAAGCACACCTACCGCGCCCGGCGCGTCGAGGGCGAGGAGCGCGCGGAGTGGTGGGAGTACGCCGTCGCCACGTGGCCGACGTACGGCGAGTACCAGAAGAAGACCGAGCGCGAGATCCCCGTGTTCGTGCTCGAGCGCGTCTGA
- a CDS encoding alpha/beta hydrolase, with protein sequence MRRPSLLPSVLTSGLLAALVLAGGPASAGPDPSSPEYTARDTQNIADAYGRVTEGQLQNPAYLPALVQASTQRHVDQLLAQAAAPNRPAITPGNLFPGWNVGNPLRAGWDGTRGLSRKVAFTNRYGALLRGHVYRPKPGARDPYTGRKLTGPFPGVVLTEGSVQGSEGMYEWLAQDLAERGYVVLTYDVQGQGTSETLPHQDGPVDTNALPFCNPFAAPEDGESSGCPGVPSQQLSNFVVGTRNALSFFTSTPDQHYRNPGAGDTAVSAYNPFWRQFDRSPDPHPATPGRTSRIAIIGHSMGAAAVSKVQGTDDRVAAVVALDKLTGPGSDGPLDGSGNTPVVPALAVQSEYGFTVSPWYLSGGSSLNPTPSPEGPDPMRERRTGYDAWRAAGVDSMLVVPRASTHLEYTDIPLVLPASRYGQDLTSVYVQRWLDRYLKHRDNTDSLLGRSFRYLEPTGDGQWSPVRLHRDRLLSFYYCSAYGLATDGGTRASGDVTDVGC encoded by the coding sequence ATGCGACGACCGTCACTGCTCCCGTCCGTGCTGACCTCCGGCCTGCTCGCCGCCCTCGTCCTGGCGGGCGGACCGGCCTCGGCCGGGCCCGACCCGTCGAGCCCGGAGTACACCGCTCGCGACACGCAGAACATCGCCGACGCCTACGGGCGCGTGACCGAGGGTCAGCTGCAGAACCCGGCGTACCTCCCGGCGCTGGTGCAGGCGTCGACGCAGCGCCACGTCGACCAGCTGCTCGCACAGGCGGCCGCGCCGAACCGGCCGGCGATCACGCCGGGCAACCTCTTCCCGGGGTGGAACGTCGGCAACCCGCTGCGGGCCGGCTGGGACGGCACCCGCGGACTGTCGCGGAAGGTCGCCTTCACGAACAGGTACGGCGCGCTCCTGCGCGGGCACGTCTACCGCCCGAAGCCCGGCGCCCGCGATCCCTACACCGGCCGGAAGCTGACCGGGCCGTTCCCCGGCGTGGTGCTGACCGAGGGCTCGGTGCAGGGCTCGGAGGGCATGTACGAGTGGCTCGCGCAGGACCTCGCCGAGCGCGGGTACGTCGTGCTGACCTACGACGTCCAGGGCCAGGGGACCAGCGAGACGCTGCCCCACCAGGACGGGCCGGTCGACACGAACGCGCTGCCGTTCTGCAACCCCTTCGCCGCCCCCGAGGACGGCGAGTCGTCCGGCTGCCCCGGCGTGCCCTCGCAGCAGCTGTCCAACTTCGTGGTCGGCACCCGCAACGCCCTGTCGTTCTTCACCTCGACCCCGGACCAGCACTACCGCAACCCCGGTGCGGGCGACACGGCCGTGTCGGCGTACAACCCGTTCTGGCGGCAGTTCGACCGCTCCCCCGACCCGCACCCCGCGACGCCGGGCCGCACCAGCCGGATCGCGATCATCGGCCACTCGATGGGCGCGGCGGCGGTGTCGAAGGTGCAGGGCACCGACGACCGCGTCGCCGCCGTCGTGGCGCTCGACAAGCTCACCGGCCCGGGCTCGGACGGCCCGCTCGACGGGTCCGGCAACACGCCGGTCGTGCCGGCCCTCGCGGTGCAGTCGGAGTACGGCTTCACCGTGTCGCCGTGGTACCTCAGCGGCGGCTCCTCGCTCAACCCCACCCCCTCGCCGGAGGGTCCGGACCCGATGCGCGAGCGCCGGACCGGGTACGACGCGTGGCGCGCCGCCGGCGTCGACTCGATGCTCGTGGTGCCGCGGGCCTCGACCCACCTGGAGTACACCGACATCCCGCTCGTGCTGCCCGCCAGCCGCTACGGCCAGGACCTCACCAGCGTCTACGTCCAGCGCTGGCTGGACCGCTACCTCAAGCACCGCGACAACACCGACAGCCTGCTGGGGCGCTCGTTCCGCTACCTCGAGCCGACCGGCGACGGCCAGTGGTCGCCGGTGCGGCTGCACCGCGACCGGCTGCTGAGCTTCTACTACTGCTCCGCCTACGGGCTCGCGACCGACGGCGGCACCCGCGCGAGCGGGGACGTCACCGACGTCGGCTGCTGA
- a CDS encoding MFS transporter: MTVPPAAGVRRSALAEPLVDPSTRWVAALTLASIGLWAGFFGPIQVLLAQQAEAISATDKKEILSVVLGLGALTSVVCNPLFGAFSDRTTLVRGRRLPWIAGGALGGALSLLVLASADGVVVMAIGWCGVQATLNAMLAAVTATIPDQVPVGSRGRVGGILAIAQTLGVVGGTGIASASGSIALGYAVTALVLVLSAVPYCLGSQDVPLAADERPGPFAWGPFVRSFWVSPSAYPDFAWAWLTRFLVNLGNALGLLYLLYYLQDVVGVSKDDAPGRVFVLTAIYAATLVLTTVVFGIWSDRTGRRKVFVIWSGVVAALAALLLAVGQTWATAVVAAAVMGCGFGIYTSVDFALITQVLPGAVDRAKDLGVINIANALPQVVASFVATLVLQAVEAAGGSVETGGDGFSTGYCLLYLTAFAVALLGSVFVTRIRSVP; the protein is encoded by the coding sequence GTGACCGTCCCGCCGGCTGCCGGCGTACGCCGCTCGGCGCTGGCCGAGCCCCTCGTCGATCCCTCGACACGGTGGGTGGCGGCGCTGACGCTGGCCAGCATCGGGCTGTGGGCCGGCTTCTTCGGGCCGATCCAGGTGCTGCTCGCGCAGCAGGCCGAGGCGATCTCCGCGACCGACAAGAAGGAGATCCTCTCGGTCGTGCTGGGCCTCGGTGCCCTCACCTCGGTTGTCTGCAACCCGCTCTTCGGCGCCTTCTCGGACCGCACCACGCTGGTCCGCGGCCGCCGCCTGCCGTGGATCGCCGGCGGCGCGCTCGGCGGCGCACTCTCGCTGCTGGTGCTCGCCTCGGCGGACGGCGTGGTCGTGATGGCGATCGGCTGGTGCGGCGTGCAGGCGACCCTCAACGCGATGCTCGCCGCGGTCACCGCCACCATCCCCGACCAGGTGCCCGTCGGATCGCGCGGCCGGGTCGGCGGCATCCTCGCGATCGCCCAGACCCTCGGCGTGGTCGGCGGCACCGGCATCGCGTCGGCCAGCGGCAGCATCGCGCTCGGGTACGCCGTCACGGCGCTCGTCCTGGTGCTGAGCGCCGTGCCGTACTGCCTCGGGTCGCAGGACGTGCCGCTTGCCGCCGACGAGCGGCCGGGGCCCTTCGCGTGGGGTCCGTTCGTCCGGTCGTTCTGGGTCTCGCCCTCGGCGTACCCCGACTTCGCCTGGGCCTGGCTGACCCGCTTCCTGGTCAACCTCGGCAACGCGCTCGGTCTGCTCTACCTCCTGTACTACCTGCAGGACGTGGTCGGGGTGTCGAAGGACGACGCGCCCGGCCGGGTGTTCGTGCTGACCGCGATCTACGCCGCCACGCTGGTGCTGACCACCGTCGTCTTCGGGATCTGGAGCGACCGCACCGGCCGGCGCAAGGTGTTCGTGATCTGGTCCGGCGTGGTCGCTGCCCTGGCCGCGCTGCTGCTCGCGGTCGGGCAGACCTGGGCGACCGCCGTGGTCGCGGCCGCGGTGATGGGGTGCGGGTTCGGGATCTACACCTCCGTCGACTTCGCGCTCATCACCCAGGTGCTGCCCGGGGCCGTCGACCGCGCCAAGGACCTCGGCGTCATCAACATCGCCAACGCGCTGCCCCAGGTGGTCGCCTCCTTCGTCGCGACCCTCGTCCTGCAGGCCGTCGAGGCGGCCGGCGGCTCCGTCGAGACGGGAGGCGACGGGTTCTCGACCGGCTACTGCCTGCTCTACCTGACCGCCTTCGCCGTCGCCCTGCTCGGCTCGGTCTTCGTCACCCGGATCCGGTCGGTGCCCTGA
- a CDS encoding ACT domain-containing protein, producing the protein MPFLLRVELPDVPGSLGRVASAIGESGGDIEAIEIVEKRHDDHVAVDDVLLEVAPGTMPDSIVSACNALDGVRVVWISRYAAGGNLFLDLEAVEELTADPEGALDRLVDLLPITFRADWAARVHDTGGVVHATDAAPEELAFPRLGGGKAARLETGDDNVHCGARLNKHETVVIGRRGGPEFLDSELARLGHLAALAMSISRAG; encoded by the coding sequence ATGCCCTTCCTGCTGCGCGTCGAGCTGCCCGACGTACCCGGTTCGCTGGGCCGCGTCGCGAGCGCGATCGGTGAGTCCGGCGGCGACATCGAGGCGATCGAGATCGTCGAGAAGCGTCACGACGACCACGTCGCGGTCGACGACGTCCTGCTCGAGGTCGCGCCCGGCACCATGCCCGACTCGATCGTGTCCGCCTGCAACGCGCTCGACGGCGTCCGGGTCGTCTGGATCAGCAGGTACGCCGCCGGCGGCAACCTCTTCCTCGACCTCGAGGCCGTCGAGGAGCTGACGGCCGACCCCGAGGGCGCGCTCGACCGCCTCGTCGACCTGCTGCCGATCACCTTCCGCGCCGACTGGGCGGCCCGCGTCCACGACACCGGCGGCGTCGTGCACGCCACCGACGCGGCCCCCGAGGAGCTCGCCTTCCCCCGCCTCGGCGGCGGCAAGGCCGCCCGCCTCGAGACCGGCGACGACAACGTCCACTGCGGCGCCCGCCTCAACAAGCACGAGACCGTCGTGATCGGCCGCCGCGGCGGTCCGGAGTTCCTCGACAGCGAGCTGGCCCGCCTCGGCCACCTGGCCGCGCTCGCCATGTCGATCTCGCGCGCCGGCTGA